Proteins from a single region of Hordeum vulgare subsp. vulgare chromosome 6H, MorexV3_pseudomolecules_assembly, whole genome shotgun sequence:
- the LOC123401580 gene encoding S-(+)-linalool synthase, chloroplastic-like isoform X2, with product MLHQNHKENRKVMTDIDHLKRLCIDHYFQDEIDDGMDACLNLVHSDDLLDATLSLRLLREAGHDISADEVLQKFVNENDDFNLDHTKDIRGLLSLQDISHLNMGEASLYKANDFSRKHLTSAIKHLDLNLARYVRHSLDHPYHVSLTQYKARHHLSYLQSLPTRNTAMEELALADFQLNKLQHQMEMQEVKRWWMGLGLAQEIPATRDQILKWYMFPMTILQGQSFSRYRIEITKIIAIVSIVDDIFDVIATQEELSRFTEAIKMWDLAAAASLPSYMRSCYSALYTITNDIADMAEREHGLNPIDHLKKDWTMLFDAFLLEAKWLSANQVPSLDDYLSNGVVTTGGPLALVHLFSMLGHDPTRDATNLTAGCIPPIISCPSKILRLWDDMGSAKDEAQDGLDGSYKELYLKENPGGNAEGHMRALIGSEWEELNRECFSRRAFPPSMTRISLNLARMVRVLFGYGEGQTLPVLEEYIRMLLL from the exons ATGCTGCATCAAAACCATAAGGAAAACAGGAAGGTGATGACCGACATCGATCACCTCAAGCGCCTCTGCATCGACCACTATTTCCAAGATGAGATCGacgatggcatggatgcatgcttgAATCTTGTTCACAGTGATGATCTACTAGATGCAACCCTTTCCCTCAGGCTACTGAGAGAAGCTGGACATGATATTTCAGCAG ATGAGGTTCTTCAAAAGTTTGTCAACGAAAACGATGACTTCAACCTTGATCATACCAAAGACATCAGAGGGTTGCTCAGCTTGCAGGACATATCACACTTGAACATGGGAGAAGCATCACTGTACAAGGCAAATGACTTCTCAAGAAAACACCTCACTTCTGCAATTAAACACTTGGACCTAAATCTTGCAAGATATGTGAGGCATTCACTGGATCATCCCTACCATGTGAGCCTGACGCAGTACAAGGCTAGACACCACCTGAGCTATCTTCAGAGCTTGCCCACTCGGAACACTGCAATGGAGGAACTGGCACTAGCAGACTTCCAGCTTAACAAGTTGCAGCATCAGATGGAAATGCAAGAGGTTAAGAG ATGGTGGATGGGCCTGGGATTGGCTCAAGAAATACCAGCTACACGTGACCAAATTCTTAAATGGTACATGTTTCCCATGACTATCCTCCAGGGGCAATCCTTCTCCAGATACCGGATTGAGATCACCAAAATCATCGCAATTGTCAGTATTGTGGATGACATCTTTGATGTTATTGCAACACAAGAGGAACTTTCTCGCTTCACCGAGGCAATCAAAAT GTGGGATCTTGCAGCTGCTGCGTCACTTCCAAGCTACATGAGATCATGCTACAGTGCTCTTTATACAATCACAAATGACATCGCAGATATGGCTGAAAGAGAACATGGGTTGAACCCTATTGATCATCTCAAAAAAGAT TGGACAATGCTTTTTGATGCATTTTTGCTTGAGGCGAAATGGTTGTCTGCTAATCAGGTTCCTTCCCTAGACGACTACCTATCGAACGGCGTGGTCACTACAGGAGGACCACTTGCACTTGTGCATCTCTTTTCCATGCTAGGACATGATCCAACAAGGGATGCTACAAACCTCACGGCCGGCTGCATCCCTCCGATAATCTCCTGCCCGTCAAAGATCTTGAGACTTTGGGATGACATGGGCAGTGCCAAG GACGAAGCGCAAGATGGCCTGGACGGATCATACAAGGAGTTGTACCTAAAAGAGAACCCCGGTGGCAACGCGGAGGGGCACATGCGGGCGCTGATCGGGAGTGAGTGGGAGGAGCTCAACAGAGAGTGCTTCTCCAGGCGGGCCTTCCCGCCCAGCATGACCCGGATCTCTCTGAACCTCGCGAGGATGGTGAGGGTCCTGTTTGGCTACGGAGAAGGGCAGACGCTCCCCGTCCTTGAGGAGTACATAAGGATGCTCCTGTTATGA
- the LOC123401580 gene encoding S-(+)-linalool synthase, chloroplastic-like isoform X1, with amino-acid sequence MAAHVFSSVEPPLFSPSRVAGDGGGRRRRSFRPCLVATPARDSHAMADGFDFQEGLKSVKGMLHQNHKENRKVMTDIDHLKRLCIDHYFQDEIDDGMDACLNLVHSDDLLDATLSLRLLREAGHDISADEVLQKFVNENDDFNLDHTKDIRGLLSLQDISHLNMGEASLYKANDFSRKHLTSAIKHLDLNLARYVRHSLDHPYHVSLTQYKARHHLSYLQSLPTRNTAMEELALADFQLNKLQHQMEMQEVKRWWMGLGLAQEIPATRDQILKWYMFPMTILQGQSFSRYRIEITKIIAIVSIVDDIFDVIATQEELSRFTEAIKMWDLAAAASLPSYMRSCYSALYTITNDIADMAEREHGLNPIDHLKKDWTMLFDAFLLEAKWLSANQVPSLDDYLSNGVVTTGGPLALVHLFSMLGHDPTRDATNLTAGCIPPIISCPSKILRLWDDMGSAKDEAQDGLDGSYKELYLKENPGGNAEGHMRALIGSEWEELNRECFSRRAFPPSMTRISLNLARMVRVLFGYGEGQTLPVLEEYIRMLLL; translated from the exons ATGGCGGCGCACGTCTTCTCCTCCGTCGAGCCGCCGCTGTTTTCACCCTCGCGGGTGGCCGGGGATGGCGGCGGCCGGCGACGTCGATCCTTCCGCCCTTGCCTGGTGGCAACCCCTGCGCGGGACTCCCATGCGATGGCCGATGGGTTCGACTTCCAG GAGGGCCTGAAGAGTGTTAAGGGAATGCTGCATCAAAACCATAAGGAAAACAGGAAGGTGATGACCGACATCGATCACCTCAAGCGCCTCTGCATCGACCACTATTTCCAAGATGAGATCGacgatggcatggatgcatgcttgAATCTTGTTCACAGTGATGATCTACTAGATGCAACCCTTTCCCTCAGGCTACTGAGAGAAGCTGGACATGATATTTCAGCAG ATGAGGTTCTTCAAAAGTTTGTCAACGAAAACGATGACTTCAACCTTGATCATACCAAAGACATCAGAGGGTTGCTCAGCTTGCAGGACATATCACACTTGAACATGGGAGAAGCATCACTGTACAAGGCAAATGACTTCTCAAGAAAACACCTCACTTCTGCAATTAAACACTTGGACCTAAATCTTGCAAGATATGTGAGGCATTCACTGGATCATCCCTACCATGTGAGCCTGACGCAGTACAAGGCTAGACACCACCTGAGCTATCTTCAGAGCTTGCCCACTCGGAACACTGCAATGGAGGAACTGGCACTAGCAGACTTCCAGCTTAACAAGTTGCAGCATCAGATGGAAATGCAAGAGGTTAAGAG ATGGTGGATGGGCCTGGGATTGGCTCAAGAAATACCAGCTACACGTGACCAAATTCTTAAATGGTACATGTTTCCCATGACTATCCTCCAGGGGCAATCCTTCTCCAGATACCGGATTGAGATCACCAAAATCATCGCAATTGTCAGTATTGTGGATGACATCTTTGATGTTATTGCAACACAAGAGGAACTTTCTCGCTTCACCGAGGCAATCAAAAT GTGGGATCTTGCAGCTGCTGCGTCACTTCCAAGCTACATGAGATCATGCTACAGTGCTCTTTATACAATCACAAATGACATCGCAGATATGGCTGAAAGAGAACATGGGTTGAACCCTATTGATCATCTCAAAAAAGAT TGGACAATGCTTTTTGATGCATTTTTGCTTGAGGCGAAATGGTTGTCTGCTAATCAGGTTCCTTCCCTAGACGACTACCTATCGAACGGCGTGGTCACTACAGGAGGACCACTTGCACTTGTGCATCTCTTTTCCATGCTAGGACATGATCCAACAAGGGATGCTACAAACCTCACGGCCGGCTGCATCCCTCCGATAATCTCCTGCCCGTCAAAGATCTTGAGACTTTGGGATGACATGGGCAGTGCCAAG GACGAAGCGCAAGATGGCCTGGACGGATCATACAAGGAGTTGTACCTAAAAGAGAACCCCGGTGGCAACGCGGAGGGGCACATGCGGGCGCTGATCGGGAGTGAGTGGGAGGAGCTCAACAGAGAGTGCTTCTCCAGGCGGGCCTTCCCGCCCAGCATGACCCGGATCTCTCTGAACCTCGCGAGGATGGTGAGGGTCCTGTTTGGCTACGGAGAAGGGCAGACGCTCCCCGTCCTTGAGGAGTACATAAGGATGCTCCTGTTATGA